Proteins from one Poecile atricapillus isolate bPoeAtr1 chromosome 6, bPoeAtr1.hap1, whole genome shotgun sequence genomic window:
- the EIF4EBP2 gene encoding eukaryotic translation initiation factor 4E-binding protein 2: MSSAGGRQPSQSRAIPTRTVTLSDAAQLPADYCTTPGGTLFSTTPGGTRIIYDRKFLLDRRNSPMAKTPPCHLPNIPGVTSPSEAGEEPKADANSLNHQEGKPSMGDDAQFEMDI, translated from the exons ATGTCGTCCGCAGGCGGCCGCCAGCCCAGCCAGAGCCGGGCCATCCCCACCCGCACCGTCACCCTCAGCGACGCCGCGCAGCTCCCCGCCGACTACTGCACCACCCCCGGCGGGACGCTCTTCTCCACCACGCCGGGAG GCACCCGGATCATCTACGACCGCAAGTTCCTGCTGGACCGCCGCAACTCCCCCATGGCCAAGACCCCGCCTTGTCACCTCCCCAATATTCCCGGCGTCACCAGCCCCAGCGAGGCCGGCGAGGAGCCCAAAGCGGACGCCAACAGCTTGAACCACCAGGAGGGCAAACCATCCATGG GGGACGATGCTCAGTTCGAGATGGATATCTGA
- the LRRC20 gene encoding leucine-rich repeat-containing protein 20, which translates to MHKRMGEAVARVARKVNDTVENKADSLDLANCKLMTFPVGIYKAMRSVTEGIHRISLANNELKSITGRFVTTFSQLTELNLAGNYLHRLPEEITSLLHLRAIDLSRNRFRRFPEPLATVPALETIDLEENEIAEVPMDKLASMALLRSLNLRANPVGPEVRLLVQPLVPFDLLLSPEEPIPKA; encoded by the exons ATGCACAAGAGGATGGGCGAGGCGGTCGCCCGGGTGGCCAGGAAGGTGAACGACACGGTGGAGAACAAAGCGGATTCCCTGG ATCTGGCCAACTGCAAACTGATGACCTTCCCTGTTGGAATCTACAAAGCCATGAGGAGCGTCACCGAGGGGATCCATCGCATCTCCCTGGCCAACAACGAGCTCAAGTCCATCACCGGCCGGTTCGTCACCACCTTCAGCCAGCTGACAG aGCTCAACCTGGCAGGGAATTACCTGCACCGCCTGCCTGAGGAAatcacctccctgctgcaccTCCGGGCCATTGACCTCTCCCGAAACAGATTCCGGCGTTTCCCGGAGCCCCTGGCCACCGTCCCCGCCCTGGAGACCATCGACCTGGAAGAGAACGAGATTGCAG AGGTGCCCATGGATAAATTGGCCTCCATGGCGTTGCTGCGGAGCCTCAACCTGCGGGCGAACCCCGTCGGCCCCGAGGTGCGGCTGCTGGTCCAGCCCCTCGTTCCCTTCGACCTGCTGCTGTCTCCAGAGGAGCCCATCCCTAAAGCCTGA